The Sphingosinicella flava genome includes the window GAGCGGCAAAACGGGGCCGGGGCCCCGGCTCCGGGAAGCGTGGCGGCGCTACCATATCCCGATGGCGATCACCGAAGTGCATCATGGCTGCACCCGCGACGAGCAATTGCGCTGGTTCGCCGAGGTGTGGCGAGCCGCGCTGGACGTGCGGGAGGAGGGCGTGGACCTCCGCGCCGTCACCTTGTGGTCCCTGTTCGGCAATGTGGACTGGCGGTCGCTGCTGACGCGCCAGGACGGCGTGTACGATGTGGGTGCATTCGACGCGCGAAGCCAAAAGCCGCGCGCAACGGTCCTCGCCGCGGCTGCACGCGCTTTTGCGCACGGACAGGATTTCGATCATCCGGTACTCGATACGCCCGGCTGGTGGCGGCGCGGTGAGCGGCTCTATCCTTGGAACAAACGCTCCCGGAGCAGCACTCTTCAAGGCAGGACATTGCTGATCACCGGCGCGACCGGCACGCTGGGGCGTGCCTTTTCGCGCATTTCCGATCATCGCGGGCTTCCCCATCTTCTTACGAGCCGCAACGAACTCGATCTCTGCAGCGCGGATTCGATCCGCTCCGCCCTTGATCGGCATCGGCCCTGGGCGGTGGTCAATGCGGCGGGTTTCGTTCGCGTTCAGGATGCCGAGCGGGAGCGCGATGCTTGTTTCGCCGCGAACAGCCATGGGCCGGAGACGCTGGCGCAGATTTGCGCCGAAGCGGGAGTGCCGCTCGTCACCTTCTCGTCGGACCTGGTCTTCAACGGCAGGCAAGGACCATATCGCGAAGAGGATCCGGTCAATCCCGTGGGCGCTTATGGCCTCAGCAAGGCGGAAGCGGAAAGCCGCGTGCTACGCCTCGCGGAACAGGCGCTGGTCATCCGCACGGCCGCCTTTTTCGGCCCTTGGGATAAGTATAATTTCGCCTGGCACATCCTGAACGGGCTGGCGCGGGGAGAACCCGTCAGCGCCTGCCCGAAAACGATCGTGTCGCCGACCTATGTGCCGGATCTCTGCCATGCCGCGCTCGATCTGCTGATCGACGGGGAACAGGGCGTCTGGCACCTCACCAACCAGGGCAATCTGAGCTGGCATGAATTCGCCCGGCGGCTGGCGGAACGCGCAGGTTATGACGGTGCGCTTGTCCAATCCGTCGCCAGCGGCGATGGCGCCAATACGGCTCTTGCCAGCGGTCGCGGCGCATTGTTGCGTCCGGTCGACCATGCGATCGACGCCTTCGTCGCCGAAGTGAAGCCGATGATCGCGGCGTAACTATTGTAAATCGAAAAACGTATGGCGATGAAGAAAAGGCCGGAGGATGATCCCTCCGGCCTTTTGGCATCCTATTCGGCCGCGACGATCATCTTGTCCTGATCGTCCAGATCCTCTTCCTGGGCCAGCGAGGCGAGCAGGGATTTCCGTTTCTCGTCCAGGCGGCGGAATGTCGCGAGCGCCTGGCCGACGACCTGATCCATATTATAATAGCGATAGGTGGCGAGGCGGCCGACGAAGGTAACGCCCGGCGTCGCGTCCGCCAGCGCCTCATAGCGTTTGTAGAGCGCCTGATTTTCCGGACGGGGAATGGGATAATAAGGATCGCCTTCCGCGCTTGGATATTCGTAGGTCAGGCTGGTCTTCTCATGAGTCTGACCGGTCAGATGCTTATATTCCGTGATCCGGGTATAGGGTACGTCTGGATCGGGATAATTTACCACGGCCACTGGCTGATGCTGCGCCGTGTCCAGCACCTTATGCTCGAAACGCAGGCTCCGATAGGGCAGCTTGCCGAACCGGAAATCGAAATATTCGTCGACCGGGCCGGTATAGATGATGTGATCGGCCCGGACCGCCTTGCGGATGTCCTTGAAATCGGTGCCGAGCATCAAGTCGATATTGGGATGGTTGAGCATGTTCGCGAACATGGCGGTAAAGCCGTCCGCCGGCATCGCCTGATGCTTGTCCCCGAAATAACGGTCGTCCGTATTGGTGCGGGTCGGAATGCGGGCGGTGACCGCCTTGTCGAGATCGCTCGGATCGATCCCCCATTGCTTGCGCGTATAGCCCTGGAAGAACAGCTCATAGAGTTCGCGGCCGACGGCGGAAATGACGACATCCTCGGACGTGACGATGGTGTCGACCGGCTCGGCCCGGGACGCGAGATAGTCCGCCGCTTCTTCCTCGGTGCGCAAGTCGAGGTCGAACAGGGCGTTCAGCGTCGTGCGGTTGATCGGAATGGGAACCAATTTGTCGCGCACTTGAGCCAACACGCGATGTTCATAGGGCCGCCACGCCGTGAATTGCGACAGATAGGCGAAAATCTCGTCGGAATTGGTGTGGAAGATGTGCGGCCCATATTGGTGGATCAATATGCCCGCTTCGTCCGGACGGTCGTAAGCGTTGCCGGCGATATGAGGACGCTTGTCGACCACCAAAACCTTGGCATCATGCTGGCTTGCCAGCCGTTCGGCGAGCGTCGCGCCGGCAAAACCCGCACCCACGATAAGATAGTCGTAATAATCATGCTTGTGCGACGCGATGATGGACGGCGCCGTGGGCCTTGATCCGACGGCCTGCGCCACGCAAGCGGCCATGCGTGCATGGGTTGTGTCCCAGCTGAGGTGGGCGAGCTTTGCATCCACTTCACGGAGCCAACCGTCGCCCTTCCGCGACAGGGCGATCGCCTTTTCGCAGCCCGCCACGAAGGCCTCGGCATCGGCGGCGATGGTGACGGCGTCCATGTCGCCATAATGGCGGATGACATCGGTGATCGGCGTCGACACGACCGGCTTCCCACCCGCCAGATATTCAGGCGTCTTGGTCGGCGAGATGAATTTCGTCGATTCGTTGATCGCGAACGGCATCAGGGCCGCGTCCCAGCCGCCCAGATAATCGGGCAACTCGTCATATTGCTTGCCGCCGAGATAATGGATGTTGGCGCGCCGGGGCAGATCGGCGGGATCGATCTTGACGACCGGGCCCAGCATCACGATCGACCATTGCGGGCGCGCATCGGCGATGGCGGCGATCAGATCGAGGTCCATGCGCTCGTCGATGACGCCGTAAAAGCCCAGCCGCGGCCCTGGGATCGACGCTTGATCCACGGGATCGGCGCGATGTTCCCGGGCCTTCATGAAATGGGCGCGATCGACACTGGAAGGGAAGGCATGAACGCTCGAATGCCGTTCGCGCTTGGCTTCATAGAGGCTGTAGCCGCCGGTGAAGACAAGGTCCGCCGCGTCGAACAGCTCGCTTTCCAATGGCAGAAGCTCGGGCGGCGCGAAGCGGAAATTGGCGAGCTCGTCCATGCAGTCATAGACGGTCGTCACGCTGTCGATGTGCCGCGAAAAGGGCAGCATCATCGGCGTGTAATACCAGCGGATGACCGGCCCTTCCTCGCCATTCAGCAAGCCGTTGAGCAAGGTTTTCAAATTGGCGTCCCGCTCATCCTCGGGCAACCCCTCGGGCAGCATCGGGGTCGCGACGATCACGCCCGTTTCGCGGCAAGGCGTGATCCGCAAGGATACGGCTTGGCCCGCCACAAATTCCGGCTCCTCCCAAAAGATAACCCGCCGCTCGCGGGCAAAGCGGCTCATCAGGTGCTGAGGTCTTTGAAAAACGAAGTTCCACCTGAGGTGGGAAAAGCACAAGAGCGTGTGCGGCACAGAAATCGAAGCCGTTTGAACGGCGTCCCGCGGAGGGGGCGTCAAAATCATATCTGGGTTCCATGATGGACTTTAAGGCATCGGGGAAACGCCCAAAAACGCTTCCCTGTTCCAGGCCAAGGGCATAAGCTGATCTCGATCAGTAGATTACGCCAATCGCTCCCGACGTTCGATTGGGATGATGCGCGTCCCAGAGCCATTTATAACGCGGCGCGCAGCTGCAGATCATCCAGAGCGCGGAGGCCTATGTCCAAGCTGAACTTCAATCTCCTCTAACGGAAACCGAAAGAATATAGGGCGCTAACGGACTATCCAAGCCATCATGGAAATTGGATTTCAATCTGCTTCATACACAAAGACAGTACTCATCGGGATATGAAGCCCAGTAACTTTGATCTTTCATAGCGCTGCGTAAATTCGTGAGATGATTCCAAGAGTTATGTTATCGAATGGTGTCGATATTGAATATGCTAGTCGCATAGAATTTCCGGGGTTCAGTTTCGTTACATCAGTGAAATATTGACTGGCCTTCCAAATTTGCCGAAGGGTGGTCCGTTCGGTCCCAGGTTGAAAGCCGTCTCATGAGCTCCACTGCCATTACTCGTCGCTTCCGGTTCCGCCGGCTCCTTGTCAGCACCGTCATAACCAGCCAGCTTTGGCTACCCTTTGCGGCATCTGCCCAGACGGTCGTCAATGGCGAAGTGCGTTTCAGCACCAGCGGGTCGACGACGACGGGTGTCCAGGCCACGCGCAATGCAATTGTTAACTGGCCAAGCTTGTCCGTTCCTTCGGGATCTACCTTGCGCTTTGTGCAGCCGGATGCGGCCTCCGCCATCCTGAACCGCGTCACCGGCGGCGATCCCACGCGGATCCACGGTTCGGTCGAGGCCAATGGGCGTGTATTCGTCGTCAATCCCAACGGCGTGTTGGTAGGCGCTGGCGGACGCATCGACACGGCGGGCTTCGTCGCCTCTACTCTCAATATCAGCGACGAGGATTTCCTGGCCGGCCGGATGCGCTTCAGCGGCACTTCCACAGCGGGCGTCTACAATCAAGGCGACATCACCGGCCATTCGGGCGATGTGTTCCTGATCGCGCGGGATGTGCGCAATGACGGGCGGATAACCGCAGCGGGCACTGCCCTGCTCGCCGGCGGCACGGAGG containing:
- a CDS encoding family 1 glycosylhydrolase — protein: MDDVNGRLELWGGVECSTTRVGDAWRDQVAETGHRDRSDDMDLIADLGITALRYPILWESISPDDPSKLDFAWTDERLARLRDRGVRVIGGLCHHGSGPRYTDLLDPAFPDKLADFAARAAERYPWIEDWTPVNEPLTTARFSALYGHWYPHKRDFGAFLRALAHECSGTLRAMRAIRAVVPSARLIQTEDLGKIFSTAPLRYQAAHENERRWLSLDLLCGRVRKGHAFYDAMRESGVSKPLLDELASGEATPDLIGINHYVTSERFLDHRLHLYPDIAPGGNGRHAYVDAEAVRVAALSGKTGPGPRLREAWRRYHIPMAITEVHHGCTRDEQLRWFAEVWRAALDVREEGVDLRAVTLWSLFGNVDWRSLLTRQDGVYDVGAFDARSQKPRATVLAAAARAFAHGQDFDHPVLDTPGWWRRGERLYPWNKRSRSSTLQGRTLLITGATGTLGRAFSRISDHRGLPHLLTSRNELDLCSADSIRSALDRHRPWAVVNAAGFVRVQDAERERDACFAANSHGPETLAQICAEAGVPLVTFSSDLVFNGRQGPYREEDPVNPVGAYGLSKAEAESRVLRLAEQALVIRTAAFFGPWDKYNFAWHILNGLARGEPVSACPKTIVSPTYVPDLCHAALDLLIDGEQGVWHLTNQGNLSWHEFARRLAERAGYDGALVQSVASGDGANTALASGRGALLRPVDHAIDAFVAEVKPMIAA
- the glf gene encoding UDP-galactopyranose mutase, which produces MSRFARERRVIFWEEPEFVAGQAVSLRITPCRETGVIVATPMLPEGLPEDERDANLKTLLNGLLNGEEGPVIRWYYTPMMLPFSRHIDSVTTVYDCMDELANFRFAPPELLPLESELFDAADLVFTGGYSLYEAKRERHSSVHAFPSSVDRAHFMKAREHRADPVDQASIPGPRLGFYGVIDERMDLDLIAAIADARPQWSIVMLGPVVKIDPADLPRRANIHYLGGKQYDELPDYLGGWDAALMPFAINESTKFISPTKTPEYLAGGKPVVSTPITDVIRHYGDMDAVTIAADAEAFVAGCEKAIALSRKGDGWLREVDAKLAHLSWDTTHARMAACVAQAVGSRPTAPSIIASHKHDYYDYLIVGAGFAGATLAERLASQHDAKVLVVDKRPHIAGNAYDRPDEAGILIHQYGPHIFHTNSDEIFAYLSQFTAWRPYEHRVLAQVRDKLVPIPINRTTLNALFDLDLRTEEEAADYLASRAEPVDTIVTSEDVVISAVGRELYELFFQGYTRKQWGIDPSDLDKAVTARIPTRTNTDDRYFGDKHQAMPADGFTAMFANMLNHPNIDLMLGTDFKDIRKAVRADHIIYTGPVDEYFDFRFGKLPYRSLRFEHKVLDTAQHQPVAVVNYPDPDVPYTRITEYKHLTGQTHEKTSLTYEYPSAEGDPYYPIPRPENQALYKRYEALADATPGVTFVGRLATYRYYNMDQVVGQALATFRRLDEKRKSLLASLAQEEDLDDQDKMIVAAE